From Coriobacteriia bacterium, a single genomic window includes:
- the rsmD gene encoding 16S rRNA (guanine(966)-N(2))-methyltransferase RsmD, with translation MRIIAGRFRGRVLKAPAGLTTRPTTDRVREATFSSMTSLAGADLGGGAVFDPFAGSGALALEALSRGCSHAVMVEHEKTALAAVRANVAALGVTGETTIIAGDALVLAQRGALPNGPYSLLLLDPPYRLDPVSVVGFIRDLLEHGSLTEEALIVWEHASNVSVDWPDQIVLEKTKTYNKTHVDIATVRGGQHTT, from the coding sequence ATGAGGATCATCGCCGGCAGATTCAGAGGGCGTGTTCTCAAGGCACCAGCGGGCCTGACAACGAGGCCGACGACCGACAGGGTTCGTGAGGCCACGTTCAGCTCGATGACGTCCCTGGCAGGTGCGGACCTCGGCGGAGGTGCGGTATTCGACCCGTTCGCAGGGAGCGGCGCTCTCGCACTCGAGGCGCTCTCGAGGGGCTGTAGCCACGCTGTCATGGTCGAGCATGAGAAGACCGCGCTGGCAGCCGTGCGTGCCAACGTCGCGGCGCTCGGCGTCACGGGTGAGACCACCATCATCGCTGGTGACGCGCTTGTGTTGGCCCAGCGGGGCGCGCTCCCGAACGGTCCGTATTCGTTGCTTCTGCTCGACCCTCCATATAGACTTGACCCGGTTTCCGTTGTCGGATTCATCCGAGACCTTCTCGAGCATGGGTCGCTGACTGAGGAAGCGTTGATCGTGTGGGAGCACGCATCAAACGTCTCGGTCGACTGGCCTGATCAGATCGTGTTGGAGAAGACCAAGACGTACAACAAGACGCACGTCGATATCGCGACAGTGCGAGGGGGGCAGCACACCACGTGA
- the coaD gene encoding pantetheine-phosphate adenylyltransferase has translation MKRAIVPGTFDPVTSGHLDIIERAAGLFDEIVVGVAFSKTKNGGPLFPVEERVGFIETATSHLSNVSVRAFDTLLIEFAHEVGASVAVKGLRAMTDFEREFQMAALNWRLDSKVETLFIMAIPEYMFLSSSAVKEIARHGGSARGLVPDVVCDALERKMNEPR, from the coding sequence GTGAAGCGCGCCATCGTTCCCGGCACCTTTGACCCGGTAACCTCCGGCCACCTCGACATCATCGAGCGTGCAGCTGGGCTGTTCGATGAGATTGTGGTCGGGGTCGCGTTCTCAAAGACCAAGAACGGTGGGCCCTTGTTCCCGGTTGAGGAGCGTGTGGGGTTCATCGAAACCGCGACTTCCCACCTCTCAAACGTGTCAGTCCGGGCTTTTGATACGCTATTGATAGAATTCGCTCATGAGGTGGGGGCGTCGGTGGCCGTGAAAGGGTTGCGGGCGATGACCGACTTCGAGCGCGAGTTCCAGATGGCCGCCTTGAACTGGCGACTCGACTCCAAGGTCGAGACACTGTTCATCATGGCCATCCCGGAGTACATGTTTCTTAGCTCGTCAGCGGTGAAGGAGATTGCCCGGCACGGTGGTTCCGCGCGTGGGCTTGTACCAGACGTCGTATGCGATGCGCTTGAGCGCAAGATGAACGAACCCCGCTAG
- a CDS encoding ATPase, whose product MDIMALIDRIEEIVDNSRTVPFRTGTRMVDQEKVYEIVDEIRAQYPDELKQARWIVKERQEMLEEAEKEANRVLEDARDRAQALANETEVVRLAEAQAADILDKARTQEREIRLGAEDYADEMLANLEVNLGKLLTAVQRGRDRLQGKLGGGGGQRQ is encoded by the coding sequence ATGGACATCATGGCCCTGATCGACCGCATCGAAGAGATCGTTGATAACTCTCGGACCGTCCCGTTCCGTACGGGAACTCGCATGGTCGACCAGGAGAAGGTCTACGAGATCGTCGATGAGATCCGGGCGCAGTATCCGGACGAGCTCAAGCAGGCACGCTGGATCGTCAAGGAGCGCCAGGAGATGCTCGAGGAGGCCGAGAAAGAGGCTAACCGGGTTCTCGAGGACGCACGAGATCGCGCGCAGGCGCTCGCCAACGAGACAGAGGTCGTTCGTCTGGCCGAGGCGCAGGCTGCGGACATCCTTGACAAGGCCCGCACCCAGGAACGTGAGATTCGCCTGGGCGCAGAGGACTACGCCGACGAGATGCTCGCGAATCTCGAGGTCAACCTCGGCAAGCTTCTCACCGCTGTGCAGCGTGGCCGTGATCGGCTCCAAGGCAAGCTCGGTGGCGGCGGTGGGCAGCGCCAGTAG
- a CDS encoding DUF177 domain-containing protein, whose amino-acid sequence MESYPVEIAGILDTLGESISVSDTLTLTELDVGDEHFALTEPISFTVTLTNGGTGVVALGTVVANAVATCARCLIEFPLVIEADVDGYFVHPGDTENIPEEQDFAEIGAEGFVDILPEIMSALVLEAPFAPLHADDCAGICPECGADMNTEPCGCDEEPDSDNPFASLGDLLTAPAADED is encoded by the coding sequence ATGGAGTCCTACCCGGTCGAGATAGCAGGCATCCTCGACACGCTCGGTGAGAGCATCAGCGTGTCCGATACGCTCACACTCACGGAGCTCGACGTCGGCGACGAGCACTTCGCGCTGACCGAGCCGATATCCTTCACCGTCACCCTCACCAACGGCGGTACGGGCGTCGTTGCACTCGGCACTGTGGTGGCGAATGCCGTCGCTACGTGCGCACGATGCCTCATCGAGTTCCCACTGGTCATCGAGGCCGACGTCGACGGCTATTTCGTGCACCCCGGCGATACTGAGAACATCCCCGAGGAGCAGGACTTTGCGGAGATCGGCGCTGAAGGCTTCGTCGACATCCTCCCGGAGATCATGAGCGCGCTGGTTCTTGAAGCGCCCTTCGCGCCGCTGCACGCCGACGACTGTGCGGGAATCTGCCCGGAGTGCGGTGCTGACATGAACACCGAGCCGTGCGGCTGCGACGAGGAGCCCGATTCCGACAATCCCTTCGCCTCGCTGGGGGACCTGCTCACTGCTCCGGCAGCCGACGAGGATTAG
- the rpmF gene encoding 50S ribosomal protein L32, translating to MAVPKRKTGRSKTNSRRSSHVLEAPAKSTCPQCHEVKLPHRVCGNCGYYNGKEVVETD from the coding sequence ATGGCTGTTCCGAAGCGAAAGACCGGCCGGTCGAAGACCAACTCGCGCCGTTCCTCTCACGTCCTCGAGGCTCCGGCCAAGTCGACGTGCCCGCAGTGCCACGAAGTCAAGCTTCCGCACCGCGTATGCGGCAACTGTGGCTACTACAACGGCAAGGAAGTCGTCGAGACCGATTAG
- the plsX gene encoding phosphate acyltransferase PlsX, whose amino-acid sequence MSERTVRVVVDAIGGDFAPGRILGGVERAVGSLADVVIVLTGPADVVEPFAARFPGRVEAVSTTEVIGMDEHPANAVRSKKDSSIVVGARLVRERTADAFFSAGSTGAAMAAATLIMGRIKGVSRPAIATVLPTVGPPCVLLDVGANADCKPENLLQFAEMGEAYANVVLDITSPRVALLNIGEEATKGSVLAQDAHALLAAALPSFIGNIEGRDVLTGAADVIVTDGFTGNVALKLLEGTSKVLLGQVKDAMMANMLTRLAAATLKPAMVDLKRRLDPDTYGGAPLLGVDGVCIIGHGSSGEVAVENAIRVAAQAVRGNLTGRIAEAVATN is encoded by the coding sequence ATGTCGGAGCGGACCGTACGCGTCGTAGTCGACGCCATCGGTGGGGACTTCGCCCCCGGTCGCATACTCGGTGGGGTTGAGCGGGCCGTTGGCTCGCTCGCCGATGTCGTCATCGTGCTCACCGGGCCCGCAGACGTCGTTGAGCCGTTCGCCGCTCGATTCCCCGGTCGTGTTGAAGCGGTGTCGACCACAGAGGTCATCGGCATGGATGAGCATCCGGCGAATGCGGTGCGATCCAAGAAGGACTCCTCTATCGTCGTGGGTGCGAGGCTCGTTCGTGAGCGGACCGCCGATGCCTTCTTCTCGGCGGGATCGACCGGCGCAGCCATGGCGGCTGCAACGCTGATCATGGGCCGCATCAAGGGTGTCAGTCGTCCTGCCATCGCCACGGTTCTACCGACCGTCGGTCCGCCGTGTGTGTTGCTCGACGTGGGCGCCAACGCCGACTGCAAACCCGAGAACCTCCTGCAATTCGCCGAGATGGGGGAGGCCTACGCCAACGTCGTGCTCGACATCACGTCCCCACGGGTCGCGTTGCTCAACATCGGCGAGGAGGCAACGAAGGGCTCCGTGCTGGCACAGGATGCCCACGCTCTCCTCGCAGCGGCACTGCCGTCCTTTATCGGAAACATCGAGGGACGCGACGTGTTGACCGGCGCTGCAGACGTCATAGTGACCGACGGTTTCACCGGCAATGTCGCGCTCAAGCTGCTTGAGGGTACGAGCAAGGTACTGCTCGGGCAGGTCAAGGACGCGATGATGGCGAACATGCTCACCAGGCTCGCAGCGGCGACACTCAAGCCGGCCATGGTCGATCTCAAGCGCCGTTTGGACCCCGATACCTACGGTGGCGCCCCGCTCCTCGGAGTCGATGGGGTGTGCATCATCGGTCATGGCTCGTCGGGCGAGGTCGCTGTGGAGAACGCCATTCGCGTCGCCGCGCAGGCCGTCCGCGGGAACCTCACCGGTCGCATCGCAGAAGCAGTCGCGACAAACTAG
- a CDS encoding ketoacyl-ACP synthase III: MTRHATIIGTGSYLPERVMTNAELETMVDTSDEWIRSRSGIAERRVVAEGDTCSDLAARAARIAMDRAGVGPDDIDLLLLGTTSPDYIMPSTACVTQAKLGLTCPAVDLMAACSSWIYGLQYGTAVIESGRANKVLVIGTEALTRYIDFTDRSTCVLFGDGAGAVVLGVSEEPGIESIVLGADGTGAEHLIMPAGGATQPITHELIDDHQQYVKMNGSEVFKFAVRVIPRATNEVLEASGHTLDDLRWLVPHQANQRIIQTIEERLGIEDERVYCNLAHTGNTSSASIPMALDDLYTSGRLAPGDLLALVGFGAGLTWGAAVIRWTMSVPNEEA; this comes from the coding sequence ATGACACGACACGCGACGATCATAGGCACCGGCTCGTACCTGCCCGAACGGGTCATGACCAATGCCGAGCTCGAGACCATGGTCGACACATCCGACGAGTGGATCCGAAGCCGCAGCGGCATCGCCGAGCGGCGGGTCGTTGCCGAGGGCGACACGTGTTCGGATCTTGCTGCGCGCGCAGCCCGGATTGCCATGGATCGCGCCGGTGTTGGCCCCGACGACATCGACTTGCTGCTCTTGGGCACCACGAGTCCCGACTACATCATGCCGTCCACCGCGTGCGTTACGCAGGCCAAGCTCGGCCTCACGTGCCCTGCCGTCGATTTGATGGCAGCTTGCTCGAGCTGGATCTACGGTCTTCAGTACGGCACTGCGGTCATCGAATCCGGCCGAGCGAACAAGGTTCTCGTCATCGGGACCGAAGCGCTCACCCGCTATATCGACTTCACCGACCGTTCGACGTGCGTGCTCTTCGGTGATGGCGCCGGCGCGGTTGTCTTGGGCGTCAGCGAGGAACCGGGCATCGAGTCGATCGTGCTCGGGGCCGATGGGACCGGCGCAGAGCACTTGATCATGCCCGCCGGTGGCGCGACTCAGCCGATAACCCACGAACTGATCGACGATCATCAGCAGTACGTGAAGATGAATGGCAGTGAGGTGTTCAAGTTCGCGGTACGGGTGATTCCGCGCGCGACGAACGAGGTTCTTGAAGCCTCCGGCCACACCCTCGACGACCTGCGCTGGCTCGTGCCGCATCAGGCGAATCAGCGCATCATCCAGACGATCGAGGAGCGGCTGGGGATTGAGGATGAGCGTGTGTACTGCAACTTGGCACACACCGGAAACACCTCGTCTGCGTCGATACCGATGGCCCTGGACGACCTGTATACTAGCGGGCGACTCGCGCCCGGCGACCTGCTTGCGCTCGTCGGATTCGGCGCGGGCCTCACGTGGGGCGCCGCCGTGATTCGTTGGACGATGTCTGTACCGAACGAGGAGGCATAG
- the fabK gene encoding enoyl-[acyl-carrier-protein] reductase FabK: MALRTRLTELLGIEHPIIQGGMAWTATAELAAAVSNAGGIGIIGAGHMPTEILRGEIRRAKELTDKPFGVNLMLLTPHIDELVEMVIQERVHAVTTGAGNPGKYMAGLKGAGIKVLTVVPSVALAKRMESIGADAVIGEGMEAGGHIGELTTMVLTPQLADAVSIPVIAAGGIADGRGVAAAFALGAEGVQIGTRFMCATECTIHPDVKAQVVKAKDRDTVVTGRSTGHPVRVLKNRLSRAIMELDRENKPEEIEALGAGKLALAMREGDTDMGSLMAGQAAALVCDVLPAADIVAELLAEAEDVMSRLGSLSDAG; the protein is encoded by the coding sequence ATGGCGCTGCGCACCCGGCTCACCGAGCTGTTGGGCATCGAGCATCCCATCATTCAGGGCGGGATGGCCTGGACCGCGACCGCGGAACTCGCGGCGGCGGTCAGCAACGCGGGCGGGATCGGCATCATCGGTGCCGGCCACATGCCGACCGAGATTCTTCGCGGCGAGATACGACGCGCCAAGGAGCTCACCGACAAACCGTTCGGCGTGAACCTCATGTTGCTCACCCCTCACATCGACGAACTGGTCGAGATGGTCATTCAGGAACGCGTTCACGCCGTCACCACCGGCGCCGGCAATCCCGGCAAGTACATGGCCGGGCTCAAGGGTGCGGGCATCAAGGTGCTTACCGTCGTGCCGTCGGTGGCTCTTGCGAAGCGCATGGAGTCCATCGGCGCAGACGCCGTCATCGGCGAGGGTATGGAAGCCGGCGGGCATATCGGCGAGTTGACGACGATGGTCCTCACTCCCCAGCTCGCTGATGCCGTGTCGATTCCCGTCATCGCAGCCGGTGGCATCGCGGACGGACGCGGCGTCGCTGCCGCCTTCGCGTTGGGTGCCGAGGGTGTTCAGATCGGTACCCGCTTCATGTGCGCAACGGAGTGCACCATCCATCCGGACGTCAAGGCCCAGGTCGTCAAGGCCAAGGACCGCGACACCGTGGTAACGGGCCGCTCCACCGGGCACCCTGTACGCGTACTCAAGAACAGACTCTCCCGGGCCATCATGGAGCTCGATCGCGAGAACAAGCCCGAGGAGATCGAGGCTCTCGGCGCTGGGAAGCTTGCGCTGGCCATGCGCGAGGGCGATACCGACATGGGGTCGCTGATGGCCGGCCAGGCCGCCGCGCTCGTTTGCGACGTTCTGCCTGCGGCCGACATCGTCGCAGAGCTCCTGGCAGAGGCCGAGGACGTCATGTCGCGGCTCGGATCGCTGTCGGACGCGGGGTAG
- the fabD gene encoding ACP S-malonyltransferase, whose protein sequence is MPAKTAFVFPGQGSQSAGMLDGVPELESLERLLDAAEALSGIELSSVARLGETEDLSDTRIAQPLLYLADWAWGVTLISSGIHPAAVAGHSLGEIAALAVAGVFSPEAGLELVVERSKLMASTAAATPGGMSAVLGLDGATISAAIAEINDVWVANDNAPGQVVISGSTDGIAAATDALLESGARRVVPLAVAGPFHSPLMESARSAFSEILAGAAFSNAHIPVLQNTDPTPATDAEVIRARLIMQITSPVRWTETVAALASEGPITIIEAGPGAVLTGLAKRVDGVTAIAIESADLEMVVEEVASDA, encoded by the coding sequence GTGCCTGCTAAGACCGCATTCGTATTCCCCGGACAAGGCTCCCAGAGCGCGGGCATGCTTGATGGCGTTCCCGAGCTCGAATCTCTCGAGCGTCTGCTCGACGCCGCAGAGGCGTTGTCGGGTATCGAGCTCTCGTCCGTCGCACGCTTGGGCGAGACGGAGGACCTCTCCGATACACGCATCGCGCAACCGCTGCTCTACCTCGCTGACTGGGCGTGGGGCGTGACACTGATCTCCAGTGGCATCCACCCGGCTGCCGTCGCAGGACATTCGCTTGGCGAGATCGCCGCGCTGGCCGTTGCCGGCGTCTTCTCTCCGGAGGCCGGACTCGAGCTCGTCGTGGAGCGCAGCAAGCTGATGGCGAGTACCGCAGCTGCCACCCCCGGTGGCATGTCCGCGGTGCTCGGGCTTGACGGCGCCACCATCTCCGCGGCTATCGCCGAGATCAACGACGTGTGGGTCGCCAACGACAATGCACCCGGTCAGGTTGTCATCTCCGGCAGCACCGACGGTATCGCTGCTGCTACTGATGCACTCCTCGAATCAGGGGCCCGTCGGGTGGTGCCGCTTGCCGTCGCGGGGCCATTCCACTCGCCACTCATGGAATCCGCCCGATCGGCGTTCTCCGAAATTTTGGCGGGCGCCGCCTTCTCGAACGCCCACATCCCGGTTCTTCAGAACACGGACCCGACGCCTGCTACGGACGCAGAGGTGATTCGGGCTCGCCTCATCATGCAGATCACGTCGCCGGTACGCTGGACCGAGACGGTCGCCGCTTTGGCCTCCGAAGGTCCGATCACAATCATCGAGGCCGGACCGGGCGCGGTGCTCACCGGACTGGCGAAGCGCGTGGACGGTGTCACCGCCATCGCAATAGAATCAGCCGACCTGGAGATGGTCGTTGAGGAGGTCGCTTCGGATGCCTGA
- the fabG gene encoding 3-oxoacyl-[acyl-carrier-protein] reductase: MPDLSGKVALVTGASRGIGAAIALRLAADGAAVAVNYAGSKASADAVVESIVALGGRAVALQGDVSDSAAALALVDSTIAELGALDVVINNAGITRDGLLVRMSDEDWGAVIATNLTGVFNVTRAASKVMMKQRSGSIVNVTSVVGLVGNAGQANYAAAKAGVVGLTKSVARELAGRGVRVNAVAPGFIETDMTAELPEAAREGALATISMKRFGAVDDVASAIAFLASDEASYVTGQTLAVDGGMTFS; this comes from the coding sequence ATGCCTGATCTTTCCGGCAAGGTGGCGTTGGTCACCGGCGCGTCCCGTGGCATCGGCGCGGCTATCGCGCTGCGTCTGGCCGCCGACGGAGCCGCAGTCGCGGTGAACTACGCGGGCTCCAAGGCCTCTGCGGACGCGGTCGTCGAAAGCATCGTCGCTCTGGGCGGGCGCGCAGTCGCACTGCAGGGTGACGTCAGCGACTCGGCGGCGGCGCTTGCGCTGGTCGACTCCACGATCGCAGAGCTCGGCGCACTCGATGTCGTCATCAACAACGCGGGGATCACCCGCGACGGGTTGCTTGTCCGCATGTCCGATGAGGACTGGGGCGCGGTCATCGCAACGAATCTCACCGGCGTCTTCAACGTCACTCGGGCCGCTTCCAAGGTCATGATGAAGCAGCGCAGCGGCTCCATCGTCAACGTGACGAGCGTAGTCGGGCTTGTCGGCAACGCGGGGCAAGCCAACTACGCGGCTGCGAAGGCCGGAGTTGTCGGACTCACCAAGAGCGTCGCACGCGAACTTGCCGGCAGGGGAGTGCGCGTCAACGCGGTCGCTCCGGGCTTCATCGAGACCGACATGACCGCGGAGTTGCCCGAAGCCGCGCGCGAAGGTGCGCTGGCGACCATCTCGATGAAGCGATTCGGCGCCGTTGACGACGTTGCGTCGGCCATCGCGTTTCTCGCGAGTGACGAGGCGTCATACGTGACCGGGCAGACGCTTGCGGTCGATGGTGGTATGACATTCTCATAG
- the acpP gene encoding acyl carrier protein, which yields MEREELLEKVKAVIVEQLSVDEDDVNEDASFVDDLGADSLDIVELVMALEEEFGISIPDEEAENIKSVGDAVNYISSNS from the coding sequence ATGGAGCGTGAAGAACTGCTTGAGAAGGTAAAGGCTGTCATCGTCGAGCAGCTCAGTGTCGATGAGGATGACGTCAACGAGGACGCATCGTTCGTCGATGACCTCGGTGCGGACTCGCTCGACATCGTTGAGCTTGTCATGGCGCTTGAAGAGGAGTTCGGCATCTCGATTCCCGATGAGGAAGCCGAGAACATCAAGTCCGTCGGCGATGCAGTGAACTACATCTCGTCGAACAGCTAG
- a CDS encoding nitronate monooxygenase: MPSLKIGERTARLPIVQGGMAVRISLAPLAGAVAAAGGIGIIAGSGLTVDELREEIRQARAIAQGGVVGVNIMVAVRKFKELVQAALDEGIDLVIAGAGFSRDVFTWCKDAGVPMVPIVGSARVAKLAEKFGASAVVVEGFEAGGHLGTDRYMKELLPEIVEAVTIPVIGAGGVVTGSDIKEVLELGAAGVQMGSRFAATVESSAPEAFKQMYVDATPDEIVLVKSPVGLPGRALKNPFWERTQREDYPAIPKCISCLKECHKEYCIMSELEMAQGGDVEQGLVFSGSAAARIHDVPSVAELMQRLEVEYAQAEED; the protein is encoded by the coding sequence ATGCCTTCCTTGAAGATCGGCGAACGCACGGCACGCCTGCCCATAGTGCAGGGCGGTATGGCCGTGCGCATCTCGCTTGCACCTCTTGCCGGGGCTGTCGCGGCCGCCGGTGGCATCGGCATCATCGCCGGCAGCGGCCTGACCGTTGACGAGCTTCGCGAGGAGATCCGGCAGGCACGCGCCATCGCGCAGGGTGGAGTCGTCGGCGTCAACATCATGGTCGCGGTTCGCAAGTTCAAGGAGCTCGTTCAGGCGGCGCTTGATGAGGGTATCGACCTCGTCATCGCCGGAGCCGGCTTCTCGCGCGACGTGTTCACGTGGTGCAAGGACGCCGGCGTCCCCATGGTTCCCATCGTGGGCAGCGCGCGCGTCGCCAAACTCGCCGAGAAGTTCGGTGCATCGGCCGTGGTCGTTGAAGGCTTCGAGGCCGGCGGTCACCTCGGTACCGACCGCTACATGAAGGAACTTCTCCCGGAGATCGTCGAGGCAGTCACGATCCCCGTCATCGGCGCTGGTGGCGTTGTCACCGGTTCCGATATCAAGGAAGTGCTCGAACTCGGCGCCGCCGGCGTGCAGATGGGCAGCCGCTTTGCCGCTACTGTCGAATCCTCCGCCCCTGAGGCGTTCAAGCAGATGTACGTCGACGCGACACCCGACGAAATCGTCCTGGTCAAGAGCCCCGTCGGACTGCCGGGTCGCGCCCTGAAGAATCCCTTCTGGGAGCGCACGCAGCGTGAGGACTACCCGGCTATCCCCAAGTGCATCAGTTGCCTCAAGGAGTGCCATAAGGAGTACTGCATCATGAGCGAGCTGGAGATGGCGCAGGGTGGCGATGTTGAGCAGGGCCTGGTGTTCTCGGGCTCGGCAGCTGCCCGTATTCACGACGTGCCGTCGGTTGCCGAGCTCATGCAGCGTCTGGAAGTCGAGTACGCGCAGGCCGAGGAGGACTAG
- the fabF gene encoding beta-ketoacyl-ACP synthase II, with protein MKRIAVTGLGVVTPTGVGCDAMWDSLSNGRSGISPITHFDASEYTTRFAGYVTDFDMGDLVTAKEARRMSRFQQFAVVAADEALRDAGLSKIDDELAPRAGCIIGSGIGGIGTMEEQYSILLERGPSRVSPFVVPMMIVDLAAGLVSIRHNLKGINYAPVSACATGSHAIGEAAEAIRRGDADVIVAGGFDAGVTPLGVAGFASARALSTRNDDPQGASRPWDVNRDGFVIAEGGGLLVLEDWDHAVARGAKIRAEVVGYGATADAYHITSPAPDGNGAIRAMRQAMAQAGVSASDIGYINAHGTSTDAGDIAETNAIKAVFGTSVPLVSSTKSMMGHMLGGAGAAEAAVCVLAMENSLVPPTINLTEPDPACDLDYVPGVARPTDLGVTMSNSFGFGGHNATLILAKP; from the coding sequence ATGAAGCGCATCGCGGTTACCGGCCTCGGCGTCGTCACTCCCACGGGTGTGGGATGTGATGCTATGTGGGACTCGCTCTCCAACGGTCGCAGCGGCATCTCACCAATCACGCACTTTGACGCATCCGAGTACACGACCCGGTTTGCCGGGTACGTCACCGACTTCGACATGGGAGACCTCGTCACTGCGAAGGAAGCGCGTCGCATGTCGCGATTCCAGCAGTTCGCGGTTGTCGCGGCTGATGAGGCGTTGCGTGACGCCGGTCTGTCTAAGATCGACGACGAGCTTGCTCCGCGTGCCGGATGCATCATCGGCTCGGGCATAGGCGGCATCGGCACCATGGAGGAGCAGTACTCCATCCTCCTCGAGCGAGGCCCCAGCCGCGTCAGCCCCTTCGTCGTCCCGATGATGATCGTCGACCTTGCTGCGGGACTCGTCTCAATCCGCCACAACCTCAAAGGCATCAACTACGCGCCTGTGTCGGCGTGCGCCACCGGCTCCCACGCCATCGGCGAGGCCGCCGAGGCGATTCGCCGCGGTGACGCCGATGTGATCGTCGCCGGAGGCTTTGACGCCGGGGTCACGCCACTGGGCGTCGCAGGATTCGCTTCGGCACGGGCGCTTTCCACGCGCAACGACGATCCGCAGGGCGCGTCGCGCCCGTGGGACGTCAATCGCGACGGATTCGTCATCGCCGAGGGCGGCGGGTTGCTGGTGCTCGAGGACTGGGACCACGCCGTCGCGCGCGGTGCGAAGATCCGCGCCGAGGTCGTCGGATACGGTGCGACCGCGGATGCGTACCACATCACGTCTCCTGCACCTGACGGCAACGGCGCCATTCGCGCGATGCGCCAAGCCATGGCGCAGGCGGGTGTCAGCGCGTCGGACATCGGCTACATCAACGCCCACGGCACATCTACCGACGCCGGTGACATCGCCGAGACCAACGCCATCAAGGCTGTCTTCGGCACCAGCGTGCCTCTCGTCAGCTCGACGAAGTCGATGATGGGCCACATGCTCGGGGGCGCCGGTGCGGCAGAAGCCGCCGTGTGCGTGCTCGCCATGGAGAACAGCCTCGTGCCACCCACCATCAACCTCACCGAGCCGGATCCCGCATGCGACCTTGACTACGTCCCGGGTGTGGCTCGGCCGACCGATCTGGGCGTGACCATGAGCAACTCCTTCGGTTTCGGTGGGCATAACGCCACGCTCATCCTCGCGAAGCCGTAA
- the rnc gene encoding ribonuclease III, with product MLAEQILGRRFADRELLRLALTHPSAAENGAEGFYERLEFLGDSLLGFIIAEETFKRFPDMREGGMTRIKVSLVAGSVLSAAARDLGLADAIIVGRSERGTGGRGLKSALENTFEALTAAIYLDAGIDAAREWVLETLGHLITEETADSPENPKSALQELVQAKGASPEYRTVGEEGPPHDRTFSVEVFVDDKRIGSGVGRTKREAEAAAAAAGLKKLARRRSRGSGKGSIRA from the coding sequence ATGCTCGCCGAGCAGATTCTCGGGAGGCGTTTTGCCGATCGCGAGCTTCTGCGACTGGCGCTCACGCACCCTTCCGCGGCCGAGAACGGGGCCGAGGGGTTCTACGAGCGACTCGAGTTCCTGGGTGATTCGCTGCTCGGCTTCATCATCGCCGAGGAGACCTTCAAGCGGTTTCCGGACATGCGCGAAGGCGGAATGACCCGCATCAAGGTCTCCCTCGTGGCCGGAAGCGTGTTGTCTGCCGCTGCACGCGACCTAGGTCTGGCCGATGCCATCATCGTGGGACGCAGCGAGCGCGGTACCGGTGGACGCGGCCTGAAGTCCGCCCTCGAAAACACCTTCGAGGCGCTGACCGCCGCCATCTATCTCGATGCCGGGATCGACGCGGCTCGGGAGTGGGTCCTTGAGACGCTGGGACATCTCATCACCGAGGAGACCGCTGATTCGCCCGAGAACCCCAAGTCCGCCCTTCAAGAACTCGTACAAGCCAAGGGTGCGAGCCCGGAGTATCGAACGGTGGGCGAGGAAGGTCCTCCCCACGATCGCACCTTCTCGGTGGAGGTGTTCGTGGACGACAAGCGGATCGGCAGCGGGGTCGGTCGCACGAAGCGCGAGGCAGAAGCCGCAGCTGCCGCCGCCGGGCTGAAGAAGCTCGCTCGGCGCCGCTCGCGTGGCTCGGGGAAGGGCTCGATCCGAGCCTGA